In the Leifsonia sp. 466MF genome, one interval contains:
- a CDS encoding PspC domain-containing protein, whose protein sequence is MSTLMRPRDGRVIAGVCAGLANRFGLRPWTVRVLFLLSCLLPGPQFIAYLVMWIVIPGEQGRGAATV, encoded by the coding sequence ATGAGCACTTTGATGCGTCCCCGTGATGGTCGTGTGATCGCCGGCGTGTGCGCCGGCTTGGCGAACCGGTTCGGCCTCCGGCCGTGGACCGTCCGCGTCCTCTTCCTGCTGTCCTGCCTGCTTCCCGGCCCGCAGTTCATCGCTTACCTGGTGATGTGGATCGTCATCCCCGGCGAGCAGGGACGCGGCGCCGCGACGGTCTAG
- a CDS encoding rhomboid family intramembrane serine protease encodes MTQPVDARANYCYRHPDRQSYVLCQRCGRTICPECQTPAAVGVVCPECMAQQRATHPRTKPAWVTRLTGSGAPVVTYAIIALCVLVFIVQTLGSLLNLPVNSALVYAGAYSYPSGTFGVAFEPWRMFTSVFAHANIIHIALNMYTLFIFGMALEPLLGRARYLALFLISGFAGSLGVLLLASPVQPVLGASGAIFGLFGAFFIIQRRLGGSATQMLVLLAINLGIGFLPGFNIAWQAHVGGLIGGVLVGLIYVETRQPQRRRLQLPLLVLLCLIFVAVSLIHFFV; translated from the coding sequence ATGACTCAGCCCGTCGACGCACGCGCGAACTACTGCTACCGGCATCCTGACCGGCAGAGCTATGTGCTCTGCCAGCGGTGCGGGCGGACGATCTGCCCTGAGTGCCAGACCCCGGCTGCGGTCGGGGTCGTCTGCCCGGAGTGCATGGCGCAGCAGCGTGCCACCCACCCCCGCACGAAGCCGGCGTGGGTGACGCGGCTCACCGGCTCCGGCGCACCGGTCGTGACGTACGCGATCATCGCGCTCTGCGTGCTCGTCTTCATCGTCCAGACCCTGGGATCGCTGCTCAACCTCCCGGTCAACTCGGCCCTGGTGTACGCGGGGGCTTACTCGTACCCGAGCGGGACGTTCGGTGTGGCCTTCGAGCCGTGGCGGATGTTCACCAGCGTGTTCGCGCACGCCAACATCATCCACATCGCCCTGAACATGTACACGTTGTTCATCTTCGGGATGGCGCTCGAACCCCTGCTCGGTCGTGCGCGTTATCTCGCGCTCTTCCTGATCAGCGGGTTCGCGGGATCTCTCGGCGTTCTGCTGCTCGCGTCGCCGGTCCAGCCCGTTCTCGGAGCGTCCGGCGCCATCTTTGGTCTGTTCGGCGCCTTCTTCATCATCCAGCGCCGTCTGGGCGGGAGCGCGACGCAGATGCTCGTGCTGCTGGCGATCAACCTCGGCATCGGATTCCTCCCCGGGTTCAACATCGCCTGGCAGGCGCACGTCGGCGGACTGATCGGCGGCGTCCTGGTCGGCCTCATCTACGTGGAGACCCGGCAGCCGCAGCGCCGACGCTTGCAGCTGCCGCTCCTCGTGCTGCTGTGCCTCATCTTCGTCGCCGTAAGCCTCATCCACTTCTTCGTGTAG
- a CDS encoding cell division protein CrgA: MARSKSKTRTERPVRAERSAAASGEEAPNPVWFKPVMFGFMLLGLIWIIVFYVSQNQYPIPALGAWNILVGFGIAFIGFLMTTRWR; this comes from the coding sequence ATGGCACGCAGCAAGTCCAAGACCAGAACCGAGCGCCCCGTCCGCGCCGAGCGCAGCGCCGCGGCATCCGGCGAAGAGGCTCCGAACCCCGTCTGGTTCAAGCCGGTCATGTTCGGCTTCATGCTGCTGGGCCTGATCTGGATCATCGTCTTCTACGTCAGCCAGAACCAGTACCCCATCCCCGCGCTCGGCGCGTGGAACATCCTCGTCGGCTTCGGCATCGCGTTCATCGGCTTCCTGATGACCACACGCTGGCGGTAG
- a CDS encoding Lrp/AsnC family transcriptional regulator, producing MTVTSTFAVDSTDRSILAELQRDGRQSIAELARTVHMSNSAVAERVRRLEEAGVITGYRAVIDPERLGYGILAYLRLRYPSSQYKPLHDLLAEIPEVVEAHHVTGDDCFILKVVATSMRHLEQISGRVGTLGSVTTSVSYSSPFPTRTIVPPQS from the coding sequence ATGACCGTCACTTCCACGTTCGCCGTCGACAGCACCGACCGGAGCATCCTGGCGGAGCTGCAACGCGACGGCCGGCAGTCGATCGCCGAGCTGGCCCGGACCGTCCACATGTCGAACAGCGCAGTGGCCGAACGCGTGCGGCGGCTCGAGGAGGCCGGGGTGATCACGGGCTATCGGGCCGTGATCGACCCCGAGCGGCTGGGCTACGGGATCCTCGCCTACCTGCGACTGCGCTACCCCAGCAGTCAGTACAAGCCGCTCCACGACCTGCTCGCCGAGATCCCCGAAGTCGTCGAGGCGCACCACGTCACCGGAGACGACTGCTTCATCCTCAAAGTGGTCGCAACCTCCATGCGACACCTGGAGCAGATCAGCGGTCGCGTCGGAACGCTGGGAAGCGTGACAACGAGCGTTTCGTACTCGAGCCCGTTCCCGACGCGGACGATCGTCCCGCCGCAGTCGTGA
- a CDS encoding Fpg/Nei family DNA glycosylase — MPELPEVTALAADLDGRLKQRVIDRLSIVAFSALKTFDPPADALHGLTITGVSRHGKFLDIAAGELHIVVHLARAGWIRWRDSPPPPPNGRLGKGPLAARLVLDDGSGLDITEAGTKKSLAIYVVRDPAEVPGIQRLGPDPLDPSFTEEAFAGILAGQGRAQIKGVLRNQSLIAGIGNAYSDEILHVAKMSPYKPANMAADDVARLYEAMQSTLREALARADGLAASELKSEKKSNLRVHGRTGQPCPVCGDTIRQVIFHDSTFQYCPTCQTGGKPLADRVLSRLLK; from the coding sequence ATGCCCGAACTGCCGGAAGTCACCGCCCTCGCCGCCGACCTCGATGGCCGGCTGAAGCAGCGTGTCATCGACCGGTTGAGCATCGTCGCCTTCTCCGCACTGAAGACCTTCGACCCTCCGGCCGACGCTTTGCACGGCTTGACGATCACGGGAGTGAGCCGCCACGGCAAGTTCCTCGACATCGCCGCGGGAGAGCTCCACATCGTCGTGCACCTTGCGCGCGCCGGCTGGATCCGTTGGCGCGACTCCCCTCCGCCACCGCCCAACGGGCGCCTGGGCAAGGGCCCTCTCGCTGCCCGGCTCGTCCTCGACGACGGCTCCGGACTCGACATCACCGAGGCCGGAACGAAGAAGAGCCTCGCCATCTACGTCGTGCGCGATCCGGCCGAGGTGCCCGGCATCCAGCGCCTCGGACCCGACCCGCTCGACCCGTCGTTCACCGAGGAGGCGTTCGCAGGCATCCTCGCCGGGCAGGGGCGCGCGCAGATCAAGGGCGTGCTCCGCAATCAATCGCTCATCGCGGGGATCGGGAACGCCTACTCCGACGAGATCCTCCACGTCGCCAAGATGTCGCCGTACAAGCCGGCCAACATGGCGGCCGACGACGTCGCCCGCCTGTACGAGGCCATGCAGTCGACGCTGCGGGAGGCTCTCGCCCGAGCGGACGGACTCGCCGCCTCAGAGTTGAAGAGCGAGAAGAAGTCGAACCTCCGCGTCCACGGGCGCACCGGTCAGCCGTGCCCTGTGTGCGGCGACACCATCCGGCAGGTCATCTTCCACGACTCGACCTTCCAGTACTGCCCCACGTGCCAGACCGGCGGCAAGCCGCTGGCCGATCGTGTGCTCTCCCGGCTCCTGAAGTAG
- a CDS encoding DUF3566 domain-containing protein translates to MSSSVAEKLAKKSSRRPASAKQVRLKLVYIDFWSTVKLSFLAGICLAIIAIVGTFLIWTVLDRTGIFDQVNSLFKDISGAGGSDLRSILGLGQVMGFSLIVAILDIVVVTALGAVFALLYNLSVKITGGLLVGFTNN, encoded by the coding sequence ATGAGCAGTAGCGTCGCCGAGAAGTTGGCCAAGAAGTCGTCCCGCCGACCCGCATCCGCCAAGCAGGTGCGGCTCAAGCTGGTGTACATCGACTTCTGGTCGACCGTGAAGCTGTCGTTCCTCGCCGGGATCTGCCTCGCGATCATCGCCATCGTCGGCACGTTCCTTATCTGGACCGTGCTCGACCGCACCGGCATCTTCGACCAGGTGAACAGCCTGTTCAAGGACATCTCGGGTGCCGGCGGCAGCGACCTCCGCTCGATCCTGGGGCTCGGTCAGGTGATGGGCTTCTCGCTCATCGTCGCCATCCTCGACATCGTGGTGGTGACCGCTCTGGGCGCCGTGTTCGCGCTGCTCTACAACCTTTCAGTGAAGATCACCGGCGGTCTGCTGGTCGGTTTCACCAACAACTGA
- a CDS encoding rhodanese-like domain-containing protein → MTEDAIQHFSAKLRFETDPSDVHAALERGERFVLIDSRAAAAWSHGRVAGAVHLPTAEIEERAPGSIPLNMPVVVYCWGPGCNGSTRAALAFSRLGYEVREMIGGYEYWAREGLPTVDDSGPIERSVDPLTAPPGFECAC, encoded by the coding sequence ATGACCGAAGACGCCATCCAGCACTTCTCCGCGAAGCTCCGTTTCGAGACCGATCCGTCCGACGTGCACGCCGCGCTCGAGCGTGGCGAGCGCTTCGTCCTCATCGACAGCAGGGCCGCGGCCGCATGGAGTCACGGACGCGTGGCGGGAGCCGTTCACCTCCCGACCGCGGAGATCGAAGAACGGGCGCCGGGGTCGATTCCCCTGAACATGCCCGTCGTCGTCTACTGCTGGGGTCCGGGATGCAACGGTTCCACCCGCGCAGCCCTCGCATTCAGCCGGCTGGGTTACGAGGTGCGGGAGATGATCGGCGGCTACGAGTACTGGGCGCGAGAGGGACTCCCGACCGTGGATGACTCCGGGCCGATCGAGCGGTCGGTCGACCCGCTCACCGCGCCTCCCGGGTTCGAGTGCGCCTGCTGA
- a CDS encoding NUDIX hydrolase, which yields MDIRVAAYGVIVDGDRILLAHWNEGGRSGWTLPGGGIDPGEDPVDAVVREIAEETGYAAEAGDLLGIDSKVIPAEHRFVPDAGPLHALRIVYRARVVGGSLTNELDGTTDEAAWFPLDRIPSRRVELVDTALEMAGLTGRR from the coding sequence ATGGATATCAGAGTGGCTGCATATGGCGTCATCGTCGACGGCGACCGCATCCTGCTCGCGCACTGGAACGAGGGCGGCCGCTCGGGCTGGACCCTGCCGGGCGGCGGCATCGACCCGGGAGAGGACCCGGTGGATGCGGTGGTCCGCGAGATCGCGGAGGAGACCGGCTATGCCGCCGAAGCCGGCGACCTGCTGGGGATCGACTCGAAGGTGATTCCGGCCGAGCACCGGTTCGTACCGGATGCGGGGCCGCTGCACGCGCTGCGGATCGTGTACCGCGCGCGGGTCGTCGGCGGGTCGCTCACCAACGAACTCGACGGCACCACCGATGAGGCGGCGTGGTTCCCGCTCGACCGCATCCCGAGTCGCCGCGTCGAGCTCGTCGACACGGCACTCGAGATGGCGGGACTGACCGGCCGTCGCTAG
- a CDS encoding peptidylprolyl isomerase, translated as MSKHTAVATLHTNYGDIKVNLFGNHAPKTVRNFVGLATGEIEWTHPATGEKSKTPLYDGVVFHRIIPGFMIQGGDPLGQGVGGPGYQFDDEISPDLDFTQPYILAMANAGIQGGRGTNGSQFFITVAPTTWLQGKHTIFGEVADDASRKIVDKLAEVPTDARDRPLDDVVIESIDIEQV; from the coding sequence ATGTCTAAGCACACCGCTGTCGCCACGCTCCACACTAACTACGGAGACATCAAGGTCAACCTCTTCGGCAACCACGCGCCGAAGACGGTGCGGAACTTCGTCGGGCTGGCGACGGGCGAGATCGAGTGGACGCACCCCGCCACGGGCGAGAAGTCGAAGACTCCTCTCTACGACGGCGTGGTCTTCCACCGCATCATCCCGGGCTTCATGATCCAGGGCGGCGACCCGCTCGGACAGGGCGTCGGCGGACCGGGCTACCAGTTCGACGACGAGATCAGCCCCGATCTCGACTTCACGCAGCCGTACATCCTGGCCATGGCGAACGCCGGCATCCAGGGCGGCCGCGGCACCAACGGCTCGCAGTTCTTCATCACCGTCGCGCCGACCACCTGGCTGCAGGGCAAGCACACCATCTTCGGCGAGGTCGCTGACGACGCGTCGCGCAAGATCGTCGACAAGCTGGCCGAGGTCCCGACGGACGCTCGCGACCGGCCGCTGGACGACGTCGTCATCGAGTCCATCGACATCGAGCAGGTCTGA